Part of the Oncorhynchus masou masou isolate Uvic2021 chromosome 18, UVic_Omas_1.1, whole genome shotgun sequence genome, ACCATGGTTCTCTTTCACCGATGAGCCTTGCATGAACATCAATAAACAGCAGACCCGATTACATGTTTCTACGCACGAGTTTAGCTAAGCAACGTAGCGATGACATCTTCTACAAGTCTGGCTGAGGATTTCTATTGGTGAAGCAGTTGTCGTCTGTTCACACGACTGGCTACTTCACCACAAGAGGGCAGCATTTTCTAATAATCATTTGCCTTTTTCTCTTTCATACTTCTCAAAGTTGATAACTAGTCTATTACATTTCTTTTTAAATTCTATTCAGCAAGATTATAAAGTGGAAGGATATTATATGTTATTATGATTCTGttcagtttttttcacattgatgGTGACTGATAACTCAAGGGTGGCCAGCCAAAATACAttactatattatatttattAACTGGGCAGTGTATGCAATATTTAAGCAGAATATAATTTAGCTATTctaaatatacagtacatgtactaAAATACATTAAGTCCACAGGTCAGTTCATCTCGATACTTCAACTCCTAAGAACTTCACAAATCCAGTGTGTGGGTCTTCCAGTGAGTTGGAGAGACTTGAGGAACCATGGCACAGTTTGAAATCTTCATATGGACTGTAAGTGAAACATTTCTGACTTGCACATTTTGTGGCTTTGAGTCTTTTTACTAGCCTTGTACGCCGTGAAACAGAATGTAAACTCATGATCAGGATGGTTTGTACAAGGCTCTTTTCACGCAACAGAAATTCCTGGCACCAAACAGTGTGCTCAATTCACAGTACGACACCACATTTACAAAAGCCTGTTTACAATGGTTCTATATAATTACATTATATTTGAATTGTGCATATTTTTGTTTGCATTTTCCTAACTAGTTCTGTAAGTTTTACAAACACACAACATCAGTTTCAATTTGAGTTATTGGTGTATATTTTCTCTACTTCCAGATACATATTTTGTTGGTGCTTGAAAGCATTGGATCCTGTATTGCATGTGGTAGAGCTGAGTACAGAATAGGGGATGAATGTTGTCCCATGTGTTCACCAGGTAAGGACCCTCTCTTTACATCATATGAATCACCAGACGATAATACATCATCAACACTAACAGAAAAACATGACATTGTGATTCTCTCTTCCCCAGGAAATCGTGTACATAGGCATTGTACTGAATTCACCAGTACCAGCTGTGTGCCCTGTGTTGATGCTACTTTCCTTGATGAGCCCAATGGTCTCATAAAATGCAAAGTGTGTATCAACTGTGATCCAGGtaagagtggtgctgtgtgtctgcaCTGAAACCCAGACGCAAACACGGATATGTTAGTgtttgcattgtcggaactagaagcacaagcatttcgctacactcgcattaacatctgctaaccatgtgtatgtgacaaataaaatttgattttgatttgatttgatttagtctatGATGTTATGATATGACGATATGTCAGTTGTGTGTACATCAGATAATACATGCCATGTTTTCTCTCTAGGTTTGGGTTTGATGGTAAAGCAGCCATGTACCCCTTCATCAGACACTGTCTGTGGGACACTGGAGGGGTTCTACTGTCTAGACCCAACTAAGGAGGGTTGTAGAGCAGCCCAGAGACACAGCAGCTGTAAACCTGGTCAATACATCAGTCACACAGGTTGGTCTTCTGTCTCACTCATTATACTAATCATGCTGTCATAATTCAATTTCGTCAAGTTGTTAATTTCAGTGTAATTACAGTTAATGGGATTAAATAAATGGGGGGACAAATGAATTTTTCATTCATATTTCAACATGTATTTGTGCAGGAACAACATCTACAGATACTGTGTGTGCTGACTGCCCTGGTAAAACTTATTCAGATGGATCATTTACATCTTGTCAACCACATACAGAGTAAATGTGTGGACATTTATTAGTTAGTTCAAAAGGTTATTCCCCTGAAGATATAAATACATTAATATACTCAAATAGAAACTTTAAAAAACATACCTCGGTTTATGTCTAGAGGTGAATTCTTGGAAGTTGAACCAGGAACTCCTTGGTCGGATTCAGAATGTGGAGTATCCTCACTTCCCACAGCTGGAATCATAGCTGGTGTTCTTTTTTTCCCGATAGCCATCATGGCTGGTGTTTGTTTATTTATGATAAAAAGAGAAATGGTGAGAAGAGAAATattgaaaacaagacaaaacttGGGTAAGATGACTGGAATTGTATTTGAACCATTCATTGTTTTCATTGCCTGTGATGTTCAGTTTACTCAGTGAATGCTACATGTTTTACTTCTCATATAGTATATATTACTACTGTTTGTTAACGTCATAGTTCCATGGTATGTTTATTACAATATTGGTCATCTGTCTTTTTTTTATAGACCCTCAAATACCTACACAGGTATGTTTGGAAATCTATGAATATATTTTATCACATTGTACTACTTTGTGCTTTCTTCTGTGAAATTTGAATTTATTGGGCCAGTTTCCCGGACAGAGATTACGCCTAGTTTTGGAATAAAAAGCACTTTAAATGGACAATCTCCATTGAATGTGCTTCTTATTCCAGGACTGAGTGTAATCTCTGACCGGGAAACTGTCCCAATGTGTTTTACTAATTACTGATTCCATTTGATAGGCATCCCCAGATCAGGAAATACCAATGCTGTCTGGGGGAATTGGGAACGGTAAGGCACACCTTTAAGGTTTTCAAAATATTTGTACAATAGTTTGAGTTAAAAGAATTTCAAACATATTTATAAGTAAATGTATATGGTTTATAACTTTATCAAGTCAAGACCAATGATATGATACAATAATATAGGACAAGCTATGTAAATGAATTACTGAtaatgacttctctccccagatTCAAGCCCCCGTCACAGTCAGGGAGTCAACGTTGTGTAATCTGGCTGGTCCAGCCATCTCTAGTAAATCTTAACACTACATGTTAAATTTCATATTGTAGAATCTGCTTTGGTATAAGGACCACTGTGCCTTTGTATCATATGGGGATGTTTGAAacttactcctcagcctgaacTGTCCCCACTTGGGTCACCGAATAGCTAGCTTTTCATGTGGGCACCACTGGTAAGATGCTTCAGAGGGGAGGTCACATATCAGCTTCTGCCTACAGCCTACAGACTGGTCTAAAATGGAAAGGACCATGTGATGAGTATAAATTAGCTTCACCTTGCTAGGAAACAGCTTCAGTAGCTGAGAACCCTCAGCTCTGCCCAGGGGGAAAGTCAAATGTCTGTATAACTTCAGGACCACAACATCTATGTCAGCCCAGACTATGGAACTCCAAATGGGACTTGATAATATCTTGAGACACAGATTACTGGATACTGGTGCAGGATGCAGGATGCAGCTTTCGCTTGGGGAAGGTTCTCCAGAAATGAGACACATCGTCAAAAGGGTGGGAAGGAAAATTCAAATGGATAACTTTTCTACCATTTTTGCTTTATCTAATCCAATGTGATAATGTTAAGATATGATTGACGGTAGGTTGTATAAAGAGTGTGGTCTCCTGTTTCGTCACACAGATCTTTACTATAGACTACTGAGGTACTCTGTATGCAAaactgtctgcaattgcattttATTACTAAAGCTTTTTATACCAAGGTTCCTGTGTCATCTATCTTAAAGACTGATTGGTAAAGGAAACTTACATCACCCCATGCAAAGGACCAACCAACACTTGGTGAGCTCGCCAGGAGTGAGTGACCACAGCGTCTGGATGATCTTCATTCCAC contains:
- the LOC135503930 gene encoding tumor necrosis factor receptor superfamily member 14-like isoform X1, with amino-acid sequence MAQFEIFIWTIHILLVLESIGSCIACGRAEYRIGDECCPMCSPGNRVHRHCTEFTSTSCVPCVDATFLDEPNGLIKCKVCINCDPGLGLMVKQPCTPSSDTVCGTLEGFYCLDPTKEGCRAAQRHSSCKPGQYISHTGTTSTDTVCADCPGKTYSDGSFTSCQPHTDHHGWCLFIYDKKRNGEKRNIENKTKLGPSNTYTGIPRSGNTNAVWGNWERFKPPSQSGSQRCVIWLVQPSLVNLNTTC
- the LOC135503930 gene encoding tumor necrosis factor receptor superfamily member 14-like isoform X3, with product MAQFEIFIWTIHILLVLESIGSCIACGRAEYRIGDECCPMCSPGNRVHRHCTEFTSTSCVPCVDATFLDEPNGLIKCKVCINCDPGLGLMVKQPCTPSSDTVCGTLEGFYCLDPTKEGCRAAQRHSSCKPGQYISHTDPQIPTQASPDQEIPMLSGGIGNDSSPRHSQGVNVV
- the LOC135503930 gene encoding tumor necrosis factor receptor superfamily member 14-like isoform X2, with protein sequence MAQFEIFIWTIHILLVLESIGSCIACGRAEYRIGDECCPMCSPGNRVHRHCTEFTSTSCVPCVDATFLDEPNGLIKCKVCINCDPGLGLMVKQPCTPSSDTVCGTLEGFYCLDPTKEGCRAAQRHSSCKPGQYISHTGTTSTDTVCADCPAIMAGVCLFMIKREMVRREILKTRQNLDPQIPTQASPDQEIPMLSGGIGNDSSPRHSQGVNVV